ATTTTATTGAAAGTATGGCAACTTCTGGACTAAAAGGATAGGAGACTATTGTGCAGGTACAAAAACTGGATTTTAAACTGGAACCCAATTTTCGCAGAGTGATAGCTCTTTCTTACAACATAGAAAAGACGCATGTGCAACGCATTGCCCAATATGTAATGCGCCTGTCGACCGCAGAGCGTGAAGCGCTTTTTGCGGAGGTGGAAGCGAATTTTGCCGATCGGCATCGCGATCTTGAAAAGTTTCTATTGAATTTTTACGGGCAAATGGAAAAATACCTGCCGCCCGGAATGCGTTTGAACCATGCCGATCGTTTGTTGCTGGCCAGTTATTTTACTAAAGAATATTCCATCGAAGCGGCCGCTCTGTTTAATCCTTCCATTGTGCCCTTTGAAAGGCCGACCCCGGACGGCGACCAGCGTTTTGTAATGAGTTTACGGGCTACCGGCGAGGGACACATCTCCAGCGTTGAATTTATTCAGGGCAAAATAAATAAAAAGGGCGAAATATTTTTTAAGATGCCGGAATCGACCTTTGCCACCGGCCCGGAACGCGTAACGGTCGATTACGATTCGCCATACCAGACCATTGAAATGCAGTTCGACGCGCAAATCCCTCTGGCCGAACGCGTTATCTTTCCCATTACTGATGATGAGATCAATGGCATCGAAGATTTGCGGCTGGTGCGTTTTGAGGATGAAAGCGGAGCCGTTTATTTTGGCACATACACCGCTTACGACGGTCATCAAATTCAAAGCAAGCTACTGGAAACCACCGATTTTACTACCTTCAGAAGTTACGCCTTGCAGGGCAGGGCAGTGAATGACAAAGGCATGGCTCTTTTTCCGGAGAAGATCGACGGGCAATACGCCATGATCTCTCGACAGGACGGCACCAATCTTTATATTATGTTTTCCGATTCGTTGTACGACTGGGAAAAAGCAGAGTTGTTAATGGAGCCGCAAATGCCCTGGGAATTGACGAAAGTCGGGAATTGCGGTTCGCCGATCAAAACCGAGGCCGGCTGGCTGCTGGTAACGCACGGTGTGGGCCCCATGCGCAAATACCAGTTGGGCGCCATTTTGTTGGATTTAAAGAACCCGCGAAAGATCATCGCTCGACTTAAAGATCCTTTACTTGGCCCGGATGAAAGCGAACGAGAAGGCTATGTGCCCAATGTGATCTACACCTGCGGCAATATGCTGCACCAGGGTAAGTTGATCGTTCCTTACGCCATGTCCGATTCAGCCTCGGGTGTGGCTATTTTTAATCTTCAGGAGATCTTACAGGAAATGGAATAGCGAAAGGAGTCGAAGACAATGAGCATCAAACGATATGCGAAAAATCCTGTGTTAACCGCCAGGGATGTGCCCTTTAAGGCTAACAGTTTGTTCAATGCCGGAGCCGTTAAATTCAATGATAAATACCTGCTGATCTGTCGCGTGGAACTGCCCACCGGACTTTCGGGGCTGGTAAAAGCCTGGAGCGACGATGGGATTGAGTTTAAAATAGAAGACAAGCTTTTCCTGACTCCGGAGCAGCACGGTGAGCTGTACGAATACGTTCGCTGGGGCGTTGAAGATGCGCGCGTTACCAGAATCGACGATATGTATTATCTTACCTACACCGGTTATTCGCCCAACGAGCCGGTGGTTATCTTAAGCAGAACGCAGGATTTTATGAATGTTGAGATTTTTGATCTGATTTCTGAACCGGCTAATAAAGACACGGTATTGTTTCCTCGCAAGATTAACGGCTATTACTGGCGGATTGATCGACCAATGGTCTCTCCCATGGAAGGCAATATATGGATCAGTCGCAGCCCGGATTTGCGGCACTGGGGCCATTACCGTCGTCTGATTGCCGCGCGTAAGCCCTGGTGGGATGGCGATAAAGTCGGGGCTTCTACGCCGCCCATTGAAACGGAAAAGGGCTGGTTGATGCTCTACCACGGCGTGCGTACCATTGGCACGTCAATGATTTACAAACAGGGCGTATTGTTACTGGATTTAAACGAGCCGTACAAAGTGCTGGGCCGAAGCAAACATCCCGTTCTCAGTCCGGAAGAGCCCTACGAACGCATGGGTGATGTGCCCAATGTGGTCTTTTCCACCGGCTGGATTCCAGAAGAGGACGGCCAGATAAAAATCTACTATTCCGGGGCAGATTCCAATATTTGTCTGGCCACGACCTCCATTGACGCTTTGTTGAATTTATGCGAGGAAGACGAATGCAAGTAACTAAAAAGCTTTTAACCGTTGCTATAGTTGTTTTTGTGATTTCTCTTTTGATTGCCTGTTCCAGACCGGTGGATGAACAAAAACCGTTGATCAATTTGCAGCATCTTGATTACCTGTACACACACCTGACGGTGGAAAATCAAAAACGGGCGGGCATCGTCATTTACGCCGAATACCCGGATTACGCCTATTTTGAAGCGCCCGGCGAAGGATTGATTTGCGTGGATGATGTGGCCAGAGCGGCGATCGTTTATTTGCGTTACGGTCATTATTACAAAGATGAAGCGGCGCTGAAAAAGGCCGACGCTCTGATGCGCACCATCCTTTATCTGCAGGCGCCCAACGGCTGCTTTTTCAATTTTATTACAGCCGAAGGAAAGATTCAGAAAGAACTTAAAAACAGCAAACCGCTGCCTAACTGGTGGACCTGGCGGGCTTTGTGGGCGCTGGCCGAATATACGTACTGGAACCGGCAACACGGTTCGCCGCTACTGGATTCGGTGCAAACCGCCGTCCGGCAAGTTTTACCCCATGTGCAGGCTTTAACGGAAGCTGAAGGACAGTGGCAAACCATCAACGGTTTTAAAATACCGCTCTGGCTGCCGCAAAAATATGCCGCCGATCAGGGCGGGCTGCTGGTTAAGGCGCTGGCCACCCTGTACAAAGTGGAAAAAGACGAAAAGGTGTTAAAGCTCATCCGCCAGCTATCGGACGGTTTGCTGGCTATGCAAGTAAAAGATGAGCGTTCGCCGTTTTACGGCGCCTTTTTGAGCTGGCAAAATGTCTGGCACGCTTACGGCAATATTCAGGCGGACGCCCTGTTCGATGCGTTTGAGGCAACGGGCGATTCCGCTTATTTTAAGGCGGCGCTTTTAGAGTTAAGGCATTTTTATCCCGTATTGAAAGCGCGAAATTTTTTACGAAGCGCAAAATTGCAAAATGACAATGGCCGGGTAACGGTTATTGACCAAAAACAGTTTGAGCAAATTGCTTATGATTTTCGTCCCATGGTGTGGGCCGCTTTGCACGCCTGGCGATTGACCGGGAAAGCGGAATTTTTGCAACTGGCTGTTGACCTGAGCGCCTGGTTTGCCGGCGAAAATATTGCCGACGTAAAAATGTACGATCCGCAAACGGGACGCTGTTTTGACGGCATTATTTCGCCCAAAAAAGTGAACTTAAATTCCGGGGCAGAGTCCACCATCGAGGCCTTACTCGCTTTGTTGGAAGCCGAAAAGGACGTGGATTTTAAGAAGCAGCTGCCTGCTTTCTGGCAGTAGGCCGGGCAGCTTTCGGCCCGCTTTGTAAGGCTGCGGCATGTGTTTTGTCGGTAGAAAGAATGAACTGCGTATGTCCTGTTCATGTCAATGCCAGTGTGACGGCCCAAAACATCATTTAGACGGAGGATGGAGTGAAAAATCGACATTTTCTTAATAAAAATTGGAAAGTGTTTTTACACAAAGAGCGAAAAACGCATCCTGCATTTGCCATCCCCCAAGAGGGCGTGGCGGCAACGGTTCCCGGAACGATTCATACCGATTTGTTTAACGCCGGCATCATTCCGCATCCGTTTTATGATATGAATGAGAAAGACCTGCAGTGGATCGACTGGAATGACTATCGTTACGAGTGTCGCTTCGATTTACCCGCAGGGATGGATTTAAAGCAAAACATTTTTCTGGTTTTTGAGGGACTGGATACGATTGCGGATATCTCGCTTAACGGGCAAAAGCTGGCGGAAACAAAAAACATGTTTCGATCTTATCGTTTTAAAA
This sequence is a window from Caldithrix abyssi DSM 13497. Protein-coding genes within it:
- a CDS encoding glycoside hydrolase family 130 protein — encoded protein: MQVQKLDFKLEPNFRRVIALSYNIEKTHVQRIAQYVMRLSTAEREALFAEVEANFADRHRDLEKFLLNFYGQMEKYLPPGMRLNHADRLLLASYFTKEYSIEAAALFNPSIVPFERPTPDGDQRFVMSLRATGEGHISSVEFIQGKINKKGEIFFKMPESTFATGPERVTVDYDSPYQTIEMQFDAQIPLAERVIFPITDDEINGIEDLRLVRFEDESGAVYFGTYTAYDGHQIQSKLLETTDFTTFRSYALQGRAVNDKGMALFPEKIDGQYAMISRQDGTNLYIMFSDSLYDWEKAELLMEPQMPWELTKVGNCGSPIKTEAGWLLVTHGVGPMRKYQLGAILLDLKNPRKIIARLKDPLLGPDESEREGYVPNVIYTCGNMLHQGKLIVPYAMSDSASGVAIFNLQEILQEME
- a CDS encoding glycoside hydrolase family 130 protein, which produces MSIKRYAKNPVLTARDVPFKANSLFNAGAVKFNDKYLLICRVELPTGLSGLVKAWSDDGIEFKIEDKLFLTPEQHGELYEYVRWGVEDARVTRIDDMYYLTYTGYSPNEPVVILSRTQDFMNVEIFDLISEPANKDTVLFPRKINGYYWRIDRPMVSPMEGNIWISRSPDLRHWGHYRRLIAARKPWWDGDKVGASTPPIETEKGWLMLYHGVRTIGTSMIYKQGVLLLDLNEPYKVLGRSKHPVLSPEEPYERMGDVPNVVFSTGWIPEEDGQIKIYYSGADSNICLATTSIDALLNLCEEDECK